The following is a genomic window from Chitinophaga caseinilytica.
GGGAAAAGCTTGGGGTCGGCGTTTTTCAGGCCGGTCACGTCTTTCCAGATCGTCTGGCTTTCGGCGTTGAGGAGGTTGGCGAACACCGCGGCGGAGAAGTCACTTCCCTCGCGGCCGAGCGTCACGCTTTCGTTCTGGTCTGTGCTCCCGATGAAGCCCTGGGCAATGACGATATTGGCCGTATTGAAAAGCGGCAGCACCTTCTGGTTCACCTGCAGTTCGGTGATTTCCCAGTTGATGTTGGCATCACGGAAGTTATCGTCTGTCCGGAAAACGTCGCGGACGTCTACCCAGGTATTGGTAATGCCCACCTGGTTGAAATAGGCGCTCACGATGGCGGTACTGAGCAGTTCGCCCAGGCCCACCAGCTGGTCGTAATAGTAATCGTAAGAACGGAGGGGCTTTTCACCCAGCGTCCATTCCGCTTCGGTAAAGAATTGCTGCAGCTGCGTGAACAGCGGATGTTCACGGTCGCCCAGCAGCGATTGCGCCACCTGGATGTGCTGCTGCTCGATGTTGAAGAGCAGCTGCGCGGCGATCTCCCGCTTGCGCATAAAGTAGTTCTGGGCTACCTTCTCCAACTCGTTGGTCGTTTTGCCCATCGCCGAAATCACCACCAGCAGCTTGCCGGATGCGTTCGCTTCGATAATTTTTCCTACCTGCTGGATGCGCTCAATAGTTTCTAAACTTGCGCCGCCAAATTTGAAAACCTTCATACTTTGGTCCCTCTTCTTTATAAAAAATCTGCGGCAAAGTACGGCAACTTTAGAATTGATTAAAAATCCAACGGCCAAAAAATGACGTATTTCTTAAAAAGGACTGATTTCCCGTACCTTAGCCCGGCCAAAACCAATCAATTCAAACACGTTTATGAAATTCAACCGCCAAGTGATGAACCTGGACGAATTCACGATCCAGGACCTGAAAAACTATCCCGGCGCCACCGGCCAGCTGTCTGGCCTCCTGCGAGACATTGGCCTCGCGGCCAAGCGCGTGAATGTCGAAGTGAACAAAGCCGGTATCGCCGACATCCTCGGCGAAGCGGGCAAAACCAACGTCCAGGGCGAAGCCGTCAAGAAACTCGATGAATTCGCCAACGACCAGATCATCGCCTCGCTCGCCAGCTCCATTTACTGTGCTGGCGTGGCTTCCGAGGAAAACGACACCTTCATCGCCTTCGAAGACGAATATTCCATGAACTCCAAGTACGTGGTGCTCATGGATCCGCTCGACGGTTCCAGCAACATCGATGTCAATGTTTCCATCGGCACGATCTTTTCCGTGTACCGCCGCCTGTCGCCCAACGGCACGCCCTGCACGCTGGAAGACTTCCTGCAGCCGGGCTCCCAGCAGATCGCGGCCGGGTACATCATCTACGGCCTCGTCCACCATGCTGGTCTACGCCACCCGCCGCACGCTCCAGGGCTTCACCCTCGACCCGTCCATCGGCGAATTCTGCCTGTCCCATCCCGATCTTAAAGTGCCGGACGACAGCGACATCTTCTCCGTCAACATGGGATATTATCACCTGTACGAGCCCAAGGTCCGCAACGCCATCGATCTTTTCGTAGCTACCGACCCGAAGCAGAAGATCTACCGGCACCGGTTCGTGGGCTGCATGGTCGCGGAAATCCACCGCACCCTCATCCAGGGCGGCATCTTCATGTATCCGGCTTTCGGGAAATATACGAATGGCCGCCTGCGGCTTTGCTACGAATGCAACCCCATGTCGTTCATCATGGAAAAAGCGGGCGGGATGTCCATTTCCGCCGGCAACCAGCGCCTGCTCGACGTAAAGCCGACCGAACTGCACGAGCGCATCCCCATTTTCATCGGCTCGAAAAGCATGGTGGAAAGGGTACAGGCGGAGATCCGTTAATTTGGCGCGAATTTGGATAAGGCAATAATAGAACAGCTTAAAAAATCGTTTAATCAACATGTTTAACCAACGTTATTGCAAAATCCTCTTCCTCGCCGCCGCAGTGATCACGGGCAGCTCCACCATGGCCTGCAGCAAACCGGTTACCGGTAGCGGCTCCACATCCGAACGCTCCGTTCGCAACGAGAGCGATATGGATGAAGATATCCTCTTCTTTGTCAACAAGTTCCGCCGGTCCAAAGGCCTCAAGCCCCTGGAGCTGAACGGCGTTCTCAGCAAGGAAGCGCGCGGCCATAGTAAGGATATGGCCAGCGGGCGGACAGGTTTCGGGCACGAAGGCTTCGAATCCCGGATCGACGATATCTCCAAATCCATCGGCACCGTGCGCGCCGCCGCTGAAAACGTGGCGTATGGCAACCTGAGCGCCGAAGCTGTGGTAGACGGCTGGATCAAAAGTCCCGGCCATCGCAAAAACATGCTCGGCGATTTCAACCTCATCGGCATCGGAACGGCCAAGGGCAAAGGGAACATCGTTTTCTTCACCCAGATTTTCGTGAACAAGCCCGCCGCTCAGGCAAAGAAATAAAACTTGCTAACCTGTTTTATACCGCAGCGGTTCCCTGGGCAGGGGAGCCGCTGTACTTTTTTGTACCTCCCTGCCGTTTTTTGCCGTAATTTGGCGCCATGGAAAAACGCAGGATCATTGAGGTGAGAGACCTGGTGAAAACATATGGCGATTTCACCGCCGTGAAAGGGATCAGTTTCGATGTGTACGAAAACGAAGTCTTCGGACTCCTCGGCCCCAACGGCGCCGGTAAATCCACGACGCTCGAGATCATCGAAACCCTCCGCCAGAAAACCTCCGGCAGCGTCATGGTAGCGGGTTTGGACCTGGATAAGGACCCCGAGGCCATCAAGCAGATCATCGGCGTGCAGCTCCAGACGTCCGGGTATTATCCGAACCTCAACCTGGTTGAGCTCATCCACCTGTTCGGCGGATTGTATAATCAACCCGTAGACCCCATGGCCCTGCTGCGCGAATTCAACCTGGAAGACAAAGCCAAAGCCAAATACAAGGCGCTTTCCGGCGGACAAAAGCAGCGTTTCTCCATCGCCACCACCCTCATCAACAAGCCGCGCATCATTTTCCTGGACGAGCCCACCACCGGCCTCGATCCGCAGGCGCGCCGCAACCTCTGGACGCTCATCCAGCAGGTGAGGGCCAATGGCACAACGGTCGTGATCACCACCCACTACATGGATGAAGCCGAGTTCCTCTGCGACCGCTGCGCCATCGTAGACAGTGGCCGCATCATCGCCATCGACTCGCCCGACGCGCTGATAGACCAGCTCGTGGCAGGCGGTTTCGAACGGAAAAAAGAAGTGAAAAAGGCCAGCCTGGAAGATGTGTTCATCCAGCTGACCGGTAAGGATCTGCGGGAAGACTGATCATTCGTCAACATGCATATCGCTCTTTTTTATGGAAGATTTACGCTATCCCATCGGCCGCTTTCACCCGCCGGCCATCATTAACGCGGAAGCCCGCAAACGCTTCATCAACGACATCCGGCACCTGCCGTCGCTCATCGAGCTGGCCGTGCAAACGCTCGACGAGCACCAGCTTCAAACGCCCTACCGCCCCGGCGGATGGACCGTGGCACAGGTGGTGCATCACCTGACAGACTCGCACATGAACGGTTTTACCCGGTTGAAACTGGCGCTCACGGAAGATAATCCTACCATCAAACCCTACGACGAAGCCGCCTGGGCCGAACTGCCCGACGTACAATATACGCCCATCAACATATCCATCACCCTGCTTCATGCCCTGCATGCCCGTTGGGCGGCCGTGCTCGAGCATATGGAAGCGCGCGACTGGGACCGGACATTTTTCCATCCCGGCAACAACACTTCCAACACGCTGGCGAAGCACCTGGCCAATTATTCCTGGCACGGGCTGCATCACCTGGCGCATATCGAAAAGCTGAAGGAAAGGGAAGGGTGGAAGTAAAACGATTGAATTTTGAACTGGAAACTACTGCGATCAGAATACCTGTTCCGCGAGCCCTGGCTCACCGTGCGGAGAGACACATGTGAAACGCCTTCCGGCGTGCTGGTACCTGAATATTATGTGCTCGAGTACCCGGATTGGGTGAACGCGATGGCCGTCACCGACGACGGAAATGTGATCCTCGTCCGCCAGTACCGCCACCCCGTCGGAAAAGTGCTGCTGGAAATTCCCGGCGGTGTGATGGACCCGGAAGACGCATCGCCCGAAATCGCCATGCGGCGCGAGCTGCTGGAGGAAACGGGCTATGCGTTCGATGAGATGCATTTCCTCGGGATCACGTCCCCCAATCCTTCCACCCACACCAACCGCGTATTCATGTACCTGGCTACGGGTGGGAAGAAAATTCAGGAGCAGCAGCTTGATTTCAATGAGGAGATCGACGTGGAAATCGTTACCATAGCGGAATTGGAAGCGCGGCTGGCGCAGAACGCGTTCTTACAATCGCTGCATTGCACCTGCCTGTTCTATGGCTTGATGAAGTGGAAAGAATTGCAATCCAAATAAAGAAGGACAGCCGCTCCCCGCAGCTGTCCCCTCATGCATGCTGAAAATGCCGGTTATTTCTGGACCGGCTTGTGCTCCACGTTCACGGTGGCGCCGTTTCCGTTCACCACGCGGTACGTAAAAATGTCTTTTGTCAGTTTCACGACGTCCACCACACGGGTGTAATTCCGGGTGCGCGAAACGAGTATGCGCTTGGAATTATCTGGCGTGATGAAGTAATAGCCTTCATCCCCGCGGGGCGTTCCGTCTGTGTTGAAGAAAACGTAGTTGCCGTTGGGAAGGTAATCGGCGAGGCCTACGAAGCCCATGTTGGCGGCGGTTACGTCTTTGCCAACGGAGTCGGTGACTACCGTGGTGACCCACCGGGTGGAGGAAAGGATTTCGTTACCGGATTTGGCAGGCTCGGGCGCGGGCGCATCGTCTTTGCTGCAGGAGGCGAAAGTGAATGCGGCGATGGCGATTGGTAATACAGTTCTCAGTCTTGGATGCATCAGGCTTCGTTTTTGGTGATACACCAAAACTATCGGAAGCCCGTGGCTCCGGCGGGTGTTTAAAATCGAAAATCGGGTACTTTCTGAATCTAGGGTTGTTGCGGCATATCTCCCACGATGAAGCAGCTTCCGCAAACGAGGATCATGTCGTTTTCGCCGGCAGCGGCTTTGGCGGCAGCGTACGCTTCGGGGACCCCGGTATATGAATTCCCCTGCAATCCTTCCTGGTTGGCCATTTCCAGCAATTCTTTTTCGTCGAGCGCCCGGGGGATCTGGGCGCGGGTGAAGTAATACGTCGCGTCTTGCGGGAATAAACGCAATGCGGCGGGCACGTCTTTGTCTTTCACAAAACCGGTCACGATATGTAACTTTTCGAATTTGACGAGGGAAAGTTGTTCCAGGATGGCGCGAATGCCGGCTTCGTTATGGCCTACGTCCAGCACCGTGTAT
Proteins encoded in this region:
- a CDS encoding DUF4822 domain-containing protein encodes the protein MHPRLRTVLPIAIAAFTFASCSKDDAPAPEPAKSGNEILSSTRWVTTVVTDSVGKDVTAANMGFVGLADYLPNGNYVFFNTDGTPRGDEGYYFITPDNSKRILVSRTRNYTRVVDVVKLTKDIFTYRVVNGNGATVNVEHKPVQK
- a CDS encoding class 1 fructose-bisphosphatase; amino-acid sequence: MLVYATRRTLQGFTLDPSIGEFCLSHPDLKVPDDSDIFSVNMGYYHLYEPKVRNAIDLFVATDPKQKIYRHRFVGCMVAEIHRTLIQGGIFMYPAFGKYTNGRLRLCYECNPMSFIMEKAGGMSISAGNQRLLDVKPTELHERIPIFIGSKSMVERVQAEIR
- a CDS encoding glutamate ligase domain-containing protein yields the protein MNILRQEGYQLTQEAVEKGLANVKRLTGLGGRWEVIGRQPYTVLDVGHNEAGIRAILEQLSLVKFEKLHIVTGFVKDKDVPAALRLFPQDATYYFTRAQIPRALDEKELLEMANQEGLQGNSYTGVPEAYAAAKAAAGENDMILVCGSCFIVGDMPQQP
- a CDS encoding YfiT family bacillithiol transferase, with product MEDLRYPIGRFHPPAIINAEARKRFINDIRHLPSLIELAVQTLDEHQLQTPYRPGGWTVAQVVHHLTDSHMNGFTRLKLALTEDNPTIKPYDEAAWAELPDVQYTPINISITLLHALHARWAAVLEHMEARDWDRTFFHPGNNTSNTLAKHLANYSWHGLHHLAHIEKLKEREGWK
- a CDS encoding CAP domain-containing protein, whose amino-acid sequence is MFNQRYCKILFLAAAVITGSSTMACSKPVTGSGSTSERSVRNESDMDEDILFFVNKFRRSKGLKPLELNGVLSKEARGHSKDMASGRTGFGHEGFESRIDDISKSIGTVRAAAENVAYGNLSAEAVVDGWIKSPGHRKNMLGDFNLIGIGTAKGKGNIVFFTQIFVNKPAAQAKK
- a CDS encoding ABC transporter ATP-binding protein; protein product: MEKRRIIEVRDLVKTYGDFTAVKGISFDVYENEVFGLLGPNGAGKSTTLEIIETLRQKTSGSVMVAGLDLDKDPEAIKQIIGVQLQTSGYYPNLNLVELIHLFGGLYNQPVDPMALLREFNLEDKAKAKYKALSGGQKQRFSIATTLINKPRIIFLDEPTTGLDPQARRNLWTLIQQVRANGTTVVITTHYMDEAEFLCDRCAIVDSGRIIAIDSPDALIDQLVAGGFERKKEVKKASLEDVFIQLTGKDLRED
- a CDS encoding class 1 fructose-bisphosphatase; amino-acid sequence: MKFNRQVMNLDEFTIQDLKNYPGATGQLSGLLRDIGLAAKRVNVEVNKAGIADILGEAGKTNVQGEAVKKLDEFANDQIIASLASSIYCAGVASEENDTFIAFEDEYSMNSKYVVLMDPLDGSSNIDVNVSIGTIFSVYRRLSPNGTPCTLEDFLQPGSQQIAAGYIIYGLVHHAGLRHPPHAPGLHPRPVHRRILPVPSRS
- a CDS encoding aspartate kinase; protein product: MKVFKFGGASLETIERIQQVGKIIEANASGKLLVVISAMGKTTNELEKVAQNYFMRKREIAAQLLFNIEQQHIQVAQSLLGDREHPLFTQLQQFFTEAEWTLGEKPLRSYDYYYDQLVGLGELLSTAIVSAYFNQVGITNTWVDVRDVFRTDDNFRDANINWEITELQVNQKVLPLFNTANIVIAQGFIGSTDQNESVTLGREGSDFSAAVFANLLNAESQTIWKDVTGLKNADPKLFPDTIDIPEIAYNEVIEMAYYGAQVIHPKTIKPLQNKQIPLYVKCFLDMSLPGTVIRQDVDDRKLPPIIVLKKNQVLISITSRDFSFITEDKISEIYEIFHDKKIKINLTQNGAITFSCAIDNNPEKIELLIKALHGGYRINYNEGLELLTIRHYQNGLIDKLTKNRNVLLEQRSANTIQMVIK
- a CDS encoding NUDIX hydrolase, producing the protein MNWKLLRSEYLFREPWLTVRRDTCETPSGVLVPEYYVLEYPDWVNAMAVTDDGNVILVRQYRHPVGKVLLEIPGGVMDPEDASPEIAMRRELLEETGYAFDEMHFLGITSPNPSTHTNRVFMYLATGGKKIQEQQLDFNEEIDVEIVTIAELEARLAQNAFLQSLHCTCLFYGLMKWKELQSK